In Sphaeramia orbicularis chromosome 14, fSphaOr1.1, whole genome shotgun sequence, the following are encoded in one genomic region:
- the LOC115433264 gene encoding leukocyte cell-derived chemotaxin-2: protein MDEVERASLLCVSTRCACCCCCTTSDVLLTWSLEHEQSKSEQRRRPGKKRDSTTKATQNNTAAAAVDDRRPKAVTPKKKLKEAGSRGVSRGSGGDVSCTRLGGICQLSRYICQGRYLEDKCSGAKTLQCCLPVGAWSILCAGHHNNRVRACDVYGCGAFNSRRGNKLHKAVDVVCDDYGLVNAPFSGSLAGPVTHMDPTGIQYDGVKLLSDVHCVQIFNIRPYRYMGPVTKGEALGYLLPLQDRLSGITSHLKLQMCDGTDPSPFI from the exons ATGTCCTGCTGACGTGGTCTTTAGAACATGAACAAAGTAAAAGTGAACAACGACGAAGGCCAGGCAAGAAGAGAGACAGCACCACAAAGGCAACACAAAATAACACAGCAGCAGCGGCAGTCGATGACAGGAGACCGAAAGCTGTGACTCCGAAGAAAAAGCTGAAAGAGGCAGGGAGTAGAGGTGTTTCCAGAGGGTCGGGAGGCGATGTCAGCTGTACCAGACTGGGCGGCATCTGTCAGCTGAGCCGTTATATCTGCCAAGGCCGTTACCTGGAAGACAAGTGCTCAGGGGCCAAGACACTGCAATGCTGTTTGCCTG ttggagcctggagcatcctTTGTGCTGGTCACCACAACAACAGAGTCAGGGCATGTGATGTGTATGGATGTGGAGCTTTCAACTCTAGAAG AGGTAATAAACTCCACAAGGCAGTGGATGTGGTGTGTGATGACTATGGGCTTGTCAACGCTCCGTTCTCTGGCTCTCTGGCAGGTCCAGTGACTCACATGGATCCAACTGGGATACAGTACGATGGGGTTAAACTTCTGAGTGATG TTCACTGTGTGCAGATTTTCAACATCCGTCCTTACCGCTACATGGGTCCTGTTACTAAAGGCGAAGCTTTGGGCTACCTGCTGCCACTACAAGACCGTTTGTCCGGCATCACTTCACACCTGAAGCTGCAAATGTGTGACGGCACCGACCCCTCACCCTTCATATGA